The Motacilla alba alba isolate MOTALB_02 chromosome 3, Motacilla_alba_V1.0_pri, whole genome shotgun sequence DNA window TCTGCCATCCTATATCTAAAATAACTGACAAATACTATTTATGTTTGCAAGACTGATAATGGATCTGTGGAAGGAaaactgcttcattttcctgctggagctgtaGGAAGCATTCTATTAGCTCCTGCCAAATTCACATTcaagaaatataatttacttCACATATTGAAAGAATCTGCTAAGAACccatacatatatacacacacacgtACACTATGTATgtgtacacatatatacacacatgtatagattatttgtatttaattttacactgaaaaagTGCTAACATAATCCAACAACTGTCACTGCTAGAGATGAGGCTAAATGAAACGGTATCACTTATATGGCATCAAATATTTAGAGACTCTGGTCCAAGAGCTTCAGAACTCTTAGCAAAAAATTATCATTCattggcaaaaaaagaaaagtttcaaatggtttgaatataatttttcaaaaaattgaAAGGTTTTAGAAGAACAAAACCCCAATGACCCTGTAAAGAATAATTGTACTGCAAAAGATTGTATAATTTGAATTTCAGTACTGTGTATAGAAAATACACATATTAATACATACTTTCATGGCAAAATTTTAAGCTTCCTTAGATTCAAAGATGACTCTAATGAATCTGTCAGTATTTCACATGTGCATTATTGCCtatattttgaaagagaaaaagctgtaCAAGTTGAGCCCTGTATTCTGTGAGTCTGGCTGCATagtcagaaacagaaatattgcaCTCAAGACCATGCCTacaaaaatgcacatttaataAGGCCATTATATTCAAGATTGCAATGGGAATTGAATTACATGAACAATCAAATATATCATAAATAGACCTAGAAAAGTCATACTGCAAAAGATGTACTCAAAACAGCAGTGTTCCAGTAATTTAAgaactggggttttttcccccatgaaaTGGCAATCTCTCAAACTGGTTTTATGCACAGGGCCAGACAACATGATGTGTATGTACACATGCATTCTCACAATGagtttttcacctttttttagAATTTAACAATTACCCCAGAATTTGATAGTAGACTTCTACTCAAGTTCTGTCAACCATGTTCAAGTTGCAATCAACTTTAATTCACTTCCATGCATGATGAGGGGGAAAAACTTTTTGACtttcagttatttaaatatttaccatAAAGCAAGACATAATTCTTAAGTCAGAAAGTGTAGCAAAGACACAATTGAGCCCGTACTGGAATACCCCCCAGTATGCTCTTTCAGAGCTAGATCACATTAAGAGTATCAGTTTACCTGATCTGGCTTATTGAATGAATGACAGAGCAAACAACCAATCTAACACAATTCAAGGAATGATACAGATTTAGAAGTTAGCTGCCCACATCCCATGGCAAATAGAAAGAAGCTACCCTTAAATCAAAGTGGGGTAAATGACCTTGAAATTACAGCAGGGTAACTGCATTCACACCAGTCACTACCTTGGAGTAGCAGGTGTGCTGTAAATCTGCTCTGTAGTTATTTACTCCTTTAGCTACTCCAAAGTTACTGAGTCAGCCAGCATTTTGGCTTGGTTAAGGGTAGTGGCATTTGTCCAAGAAGGAAGGGTAGATCACCATCCCTCTTCCCCATGCCACGCTACGCAAATACGCAGCTATGCAAATGCAAAAAGCATCATTACAAAGGCTGGAGGAATCAGAAGACACAGCAGATAAGAAACTTAATGGTCACATGCATTTGAGTTCAGCAGAGACAACTTTTCACAATTCTACATTCTGCCCAAAAATCCACAGTGGTGGTGATTAGGGATGAACCAACCACCTTCCAGCTGAACCAACTCCAGCattaggaattattttttaatacaacagACTATATCCAAAACTCTTTTTCCTAAGACCTATTTTCTgggtttagattttttttaataaaaaaagacaaacctGAGAACCAGAATATGTGACTTACTTGCATATTATAAACAGTCAATGGATGATTGAGATACAAAAATCTATTAAACGTGTCACTCACTTTATACTCACAGTTGTGTGTACTCTTTCTGCACCAATGGTGCCACTTGCCAGATTGTTGCTACCTCTGGATATGTTTTTGAGCAGAGCTGGGCGGGGGGGAATGCATTTGGACAGGAACAATGCAGCTTTTGCAGTGATGGCCAAGGAACACAGAAATTCAGCATATAGTTTCTAATTCCACCCATCTTCTACTCATTGCATGCTAAGCAGCTCAAAATGTATCTCTTAGTAATCACATTATTCAGAAGGTGTATAAATCTTTCCctattttcttcacaaaaggaATGGTAAAAAGTCCTTTATGTAACATGTAAATGAAAATCCATCTAAAAGTTTCTACTTATTTTAGCAGTTTTGACTTATAATGGTGGCCTGTCTATCAGCAATACTTTCTGCAAGTGTCTAACAAAAGAGTTTTGACAGGTATCAAGCAATAGCAACGTTTTCAAGGTTTTATGTTTGCTGTACTTAGTACTTTTAAACCTGATTCTCTCTCCCAATAAAGTGATGGTTGGTCTTATAGTTAGCATGACTACCCATGCACACAACATTTCTAAATGGAATTGCATGCTGTTTTCTCTCCACCACGGCATTATCTCACCATTTTGAGTATCAGTCAGTGCCACAGGTTTAATGCAGGTCACGGACAACAAGCAGCAGGCCTATTTTTACTGCTTGCTTCGACCAATATATTCGTTCATATTTACACATTCTTAAAATGTACTCTTGACTTGGCTCTACTAAAAGTACCACTCCAAAATTTCAGTTTACATTAAAATGTTGACTTGATCAAAGGATACCAccaaaaatcccttttgctCCCAAACACACGTTCTCCTGAATTAGTATTAACGGATATTTAGATTAGAGGACTCCATATTTCAGAAACCAGTTATTTAATGCTCAATATTCTTTTCAGCAGATGAAGAGGTAGGTATATTtccacacaagaaaaaaataataaaacaaaaaccaaactgtAACAGATACTCAATTAAATCAAGTAATGTCTGAAAAGTCAAACACTGTTCTGACAGCACATATTTTGTCTGAAGGTACTCTccaaggaggagaagaaaagttGCAGATTCTGATTAGATAATACAtcataatttgaaatttaataattttctggaaagaaagcaCAAGTATTCAAATGCtacttcctttccctccccccccaccccccaagAAATGTGGGTGCCAACAAAACTGCCTGTATCAATGGTAGTATTAACTTTTGGACTGCTAAACATGGAATCAATTGCAATTCTTCCTTACATTCACCGACACCAGCAGTCTACAAGTTTACACAGAGACCATATGCATGATAATTACATAATTACAATAGAAATTCAACTTTAGTGTTGTTCTTAAAACAATCttcataaataatgaaaatatctgtgttCTAGCTCTTCAGCAACCTAAGGTTAATTGGTACAGatagtgtttttttcttccttttataaaCCAAACTGGAGGTTCCTCACTGCCAACAATGGTTAAGGCCTGGATCAAGTTactctccttttgcttttccctttttctgcttttttccattttccaccaCCGCattattttctggtttgcttACTCCATTTGCAACAGCACCATTTGCTATTTTGCCATTCTTTACAGGTTCTTTGGGCAGCTTATATGTCCGATAGTAGAAGTTACCGAACAGGAAAATGAAGGTGACAGCATAGAAAATGACACCCCAGTGCATCCATTTAGGGAAAGGACAATCAATATAAATAGACAAGGCTGTGTGGCCAATAGTCACATGGAACTGCacctgaaagacagaaaatacagaatcaaAAACGTCTGGATATATTCTGTAGGTCTGAGCACAACAATTTATACCAATTCATTAAGTaatgaaaacagctgaaatggGAGGTGGTAGGGAAGCTGTATTTGGCTGTCACATTCATGGAGGGAAATTTATGCTTGACCGGGAGCATCACATTTATTGTAGAATCTGGCATCAGTTTTCAGAAACAGGACAATGAGAAGATAATAAGTGATCTAAATTTTCTCTACATTTTGAAGGTGCTTTTGTTATTCAGTTGAACCAACCAGCAAGGAAGCATTAGACTATAACTCACACAACTCTTATATATGCTGcatatgtttttttcagagctgaatAAATGCTTCCATCTCCAGGAAGTACTCTAATTGAGGAGTGTCAGGCAGAGAACTTTTGGAAAGGGCAGCATCTGACCCAAAGCTCTGCAAATGCAAATCCACACAGAGGCAACAACAGCTTTTATCCCAAAAGGAGGAGAATTACTTACCAATTGCAATATGGTCAAATATCGTTTCCACCACAGGTATTTCTGAAATTTAGGGCCACAAGCTGCTAATCCATAATACATGTACATAATGACATGAATAAATGCATTCATTTGAGCGCCGAAAAAAGCTGTCCAGGAACAGAAGGGAAGACCATCATGTAATTTTGGAAAAGAGGATTCTTTTCTAGTATTACTTgtatcattatttttaataggaaaaattaCAAAGCACAGGACTAAAAATTACAAAGCTCAGGATTCCATCTCAAAAATATTGAATAGTATAATACAGACCAGGCAGTCAACATGTGCTGACACAAACAGATGTTAATGCAAGTAGTATGTCACATCTTCAATGTAACTACTTATGCCAAagcttcttaaaatatttttgttgaaCAAACATAAGTGACATCTATTCCACATTAGTTGTTGTAGTGTAACTGCAACTGTTTTTCTGAAGGATTATTAAAAGCTTTATTTGACAACATAAAGTATAAAGTACCAGGCTCCGAATTTGAATcttttaaactgtatttaaatgcaaaaggTTCACTTCTCAGCAAGAAGTCAAGAAACATACATGGAAGTCTGATTAAGTAGGCCAAAAAAAGCCCATACAAAGCATGACTAGATTCATGTTTAGAAGAACTTTAAGGCATTGCCAGGTGAGTTTGTCTAAATTATTAATCTTTACATTCtttatttatgatttaaaatatCCAGCATTCTTAAATATGTCAGTGTATAGTATAACATTTTCCAGAATGATTCACTTTAGATGCATATTGACAGTTTCATTTGCAATAAGATCTCTTTGCTTTGTCAAGATTAGCAGCCACTTAACAGAAACACGTTATATCCTGTTAAAGTATTCTTACACCGACAGAGAGGATCAAAAATGCTCTAATGTGTAAGATTAGGGCAATACAGACAATAGCTGCTGACATCAAACAGCTCAGATGCCCGTGTGGTCTGGACCCAGTTGTTGTAATAGGGTCTAGTTTATAATAGACCTGTCTATGTAAGCAATGTGCTGTCAACTAGAAAATAGAAGAACACAGATCTCTCCACATTTATGCAGTGGTGCTACATCAATGCAGAAAAgcaactgctgcttttccttttccaggctcTAGGATATAAAAGGCAGTGCTAGAACACAAAACTTGAAAGAAATTTGGAAACAGTTGTAACTGTTGTATTGAAAATTGCAGATATTTAGCATGAAAATTCTGAAAAGGCAACAAGGGAGTGGGCCTTTTGAGATATCCAGAAAATTTCTAAGCAAGACTACATGTAATCATCCAGTCTCCAATAATCTTATTTTATAGGTGCAGTTGCAAATAAAGATCATTAAACATATGGTTGAGTACCTGCTTCCTGTATATTAcatgagagaaattaaaaggtAGTCAGGAGACACTAAATTTACATATTTCTTCCTTACAATGTAAGTGGCCACTCAGTACTAAATACCTATAGTAAATGGGAGCAAAAACCACCTATGCAGTATTAGTGTGgttcaaaaaacccaaaaacaaaacaccaaactcAAAATATTAGTTTGGTGTTCATAACAtggtattttgtgtttattatATGATATTTTCAGTGTTGCAAGCCTACAGAGCACACATCAAAGGAATCAGGGCATTTTCCCTGTaccctcagctctgcagagctttctATTTGAGACAAGTCTAAACAACAGGAACAAGAGTACAATGTAGGCAATGAAGGGTGAGGcaagtaaaataaacaaaaataaaattatttgatggAGGCTTTAGAAAagaagcaagggaaaaaaaggctgatAATGAATTTAGACTTCTGTCATTATGAATAGGTTTTAAAATTGAATTGACAGATTTATTGGCTCACCTCCAAGGGAAGGTTTCAGAATTTTATACGTGCctcttaataaaaataaaagcaaacctCAAACTCATATACAATGCCAAAATAACATCTCCATTGTCTTCATTAAATTTGCACACAGAACGTGGCCCACAATTAGATTTTGCATCTCTCTGTATCTGCAAAAATTAAAGTTAAGCAAGACGCATACATCTTTCTGTTTCACACAGATACAGATACTTTCGAAGGCAGAGCTTCAGGTTTGCAATTGATGCccatgaggaaaagaaaagaagttttgcAATTCATTAGATTATTGCCCTGCTATCTTTTCCTCCCCCATGTTTCCCACAGAAGGAGACTGTATGCATTAATAAACAGTTTTGTGTATTATGAAGTCAAGTCtataacattttcttctattgCTCCCAAACAATAATAATGCTCCCTTCTGCCCAGTCAAAAGCATATAAGAAGAAGGGAACTCACCTTGTCCACCTGCAACCCACTTAATACCAATCCACCACAAGGTGAACATGGTGAAATGGTGATAGACATGAAGGAAGCTAATTTGGTTAAATTTCTTCCTCAGGATGAAGAATACTGTATCCAAATACTCAATTCCTTTAGAGACATAATACCACCATAAAGCAGCAGCTATCTGCAATGAAAAACAGAGACTGTAAGTTTCAGTGATTCCAAGCTGAATGGAATAAAGTTCTCACCATCCAGCTACTGTAAGAGTAGGATACCGCTTCCTTCCCTAAATCTTGGTTAAATGTTGAAGTGGAGTCAAACATCTGACAGCATGAGAACAACAAGAAAATACTCCTTTTATCTGTTCTGGACATGGAAGAAGATTATGGAAGAAGATTATTCTGAGCCTGTTGCTCACACATCACATCTGTAAAAAAGAGCTAATATAGTCAAAAGCTTTGCCATATCTGAACAGTTTACCAGTTAAGCACAGGAAGTTTGTGTCCTCATTCTCTCCTAAGCTTTGCAGAAGAAGTCTGCCACAGGGCTTCCCCCTCTAATGCAGCAACACTTTGATGTGGTCAGAACAATGAGGCAGAAACATGATGATAAAATGAAGTTGCAAAGGTGAAACCTTCAGTACCACAGGCATATGGGTGGGAAGATATCAAAAAAAGTTAGATGCAGCACAGATTTCACATCCTTATAGCATTATTCTCTCAGCTCCTTTTGGCCTGCTCAGTAAGTCCCTGTGTAAAGCAGCATTCCCCCAGGGACTCTCTGCTATTCAGGGAGTAGAAAAAAGATACCATAGGAGCCATACAAACTGAACAGATATCATCCATCTACCCAACAGGGAAGTGTGACACACccaaaattctttttctcatcCACCCATCACAGTGCATCTTGCCCAGGACGCAACACAAACAGGGCTTCCTGCTGAAATTAGAATATTGTCAAAGCAAGTAAAGCCCAGAAGCTCTGTGTAGCAATATGCTAATGCTATGATATGGGAGTATGGTGGTGGTAGGGACTCCCTCCCAGGTCCCAAAACATAGCAACAAGTCTAGTTTTGGCATTGTAAGTCATCCAGCTTGTTATGCAAGGGTGGGACCAGATGGTGACTCACacagagagtaaaaaaaaaaaaaaaaaaaaaaaagagctggaatTAGTACCACCAGCAAGGAGAGCAGGCAATGAACTAACACACTATTTGTAAGAAGTTGGCCTTGTCTTTCAGGACTCAGTTGATGGTAAATCAGACTTTCTTAACTTAATATGATGTGAAATAACCTCACCACCCCCTCAGTCCACAgggaagacagaagaaaaaagagcagcttCCCTTCCCAACTCCACACATAGTTTTTGGTAAGATAGAGGGGAATTATAAAGAGCTCTAAAGAGCAATGCTCTAGCCCTGCATGGTGTTTTCCTCCACCTCTCCAAACCAGTGGGAAAGGACAACATCTCTCCACAGACTAAGTTTGTCATAGCCATAATTGGTCTGGTGAAAAGTTTAGGAGAAATtacagcagaagcaaaaatgCAGCATAGGAGAAGAGTGCAGCATATCTGCATTGCAGGCTCTGCAGTTTCCCAGAGGGACTGCACATCTTACTGATGCCAAACTGCAGCCTTCTCTGTATCCATTAATGAAcacccttctctctctctggatGTGATTTAGCCCACTTCACATCTCGGGAACAGGAGGcagattttttcacttttatatgAAGAGATATTAATATCTAAAGCTGGAGAGAGGTTTGATGACAGAAAAGTGACTCCCACAGATCTTGGAGTTCCCAGACACACAGGCAAGCTGCAAGAatcatttaaatatatacatatatatgcatatattgCTCAATATCCAGTACTGCTTCTGGGACAGGTAGTCAGGTATTTAATAACACCCACATCAAGGTTTGTCTCACACCCAATGGGTTAGCGTAACAGTCCAGCATCTCTTACAGGTCTTTGCTAAAGTTGCATCTCTTACCTAAATTAAGATAAGCATCTTTTCATTTCATAAGTTAACAATAAACTCTTTGGACTGTATACTTCTGCTTTATACCTGAAGTGCCACAAGTTCAGTATATGTTCTTGGACAAGTCACATAACACATCTCATTGCTCTTTTGAATTGCACCTAGCAGAGAAAGCAATTACACTCCATGGGTAAAAATAATCTGAACTTTTGTTCAAAATGCTTCCTATCACTTGAGAAAAACACAGGATTCTTTGAAGGATTATACCTGCTGATTTTGTGTTCctgtagattttttttgcctgtcaGCTTCTTTGCTCTCTTACTATCATCAAATTTTCCATCATTTACTCTCAAACCTGATAGGTTTTGTGTACTGATAATCTATTTCAGTACTTCTAGTGACTTCTACAGATGTTTTCATCATTagcttacagaaaaaaatgaaacaaatgtcAAGTCATTTGCCTGAGGCCATgcaaaaaatcagtgaaaaaggGCAGAAACAGAGAACAATACACTGATATGCAGGCTATGTCAGGAGCAGATGGCTactattaaatttctttttcaaagcatCAAAAATCATGATCTAACCATTAGCCTTTGGTCACTGCACGCCAGAAAGATTtagttgaaaagaaaaggaaagatgcATTAAAAAGGCCCATCCCTGTAATGAACAATACTAGTCACAACTATATATTTTCTGGTAATTTTCATATGTACCAATCTAAGTCTGTTAAAACACCAGATGGCACAGAAAGATTACATTACAGCCTAGGATTAAGGGGGTCAACAGGAGGTCCAATCCCATGTCCTCTGTCTGCTGCAGGGTTTTTGACTGGAGGGCTGTTTTATTACAGGACtctgtttctgcagcatttttcctcattttgagTTGGAGACATTTATCCATTAAGGGGTGTGAAGGGACAGGTACTTCTTGGAAGGTCACAGcaatgtaaaaaattaaaatagcttttataGTCAATTTTCATTTATAGAATTTTGTTTACAGAACTTGTGAAGTCaagttttctgaaatttaaagTATATTATGTCTTTTTCATAAGAGGAAACTACTCAAGCTCTAGACAAATAAATACTAGCAATACTAGATAAATACTAACAACGCAGATTATAATTACAATACAGAAAACAACCATTGCCTGGCTTCATGATTACAATCAGCACACTTAAAATAAGAGCCAATTCACACAGCCCCATATTCCCAATTCTTCAGAAACGCTAATAAAATAGATGAACTTTGACCTGGTAAACaaagacacacaaacacaagcAGAGGGGGGAAATGACTACTGACAGACACCAGCACACATTAAGTTAGTGTTATGAAATAATTCACTTCAAATACTGAAGCTCCCAAAGGAGTACTACAAAGCATGGATTTAACATCtctgcatttattattttatatcttAAGCTATAaccaaaaatgtttttgcaaCTTACATCTATAAATCCCTCTAAATACTTTCTTAGAAGTTTTCTacccccttttctttcctgtctactagaaacattttcttttttttcataacaaaaCCACTCAGCTTCTTGCCAGCAGTTAGTACAGTGGCTGCCTACTACATTCAGCATATAAGTCATTCACAAAAGAGTTTATTTCAGCAAATGTTTCAGCAATTtgggaatttaatttttatcccTGCTTGCTCCAGTTGTCCTTTGATTCTTGTAGAACAGTCAGGTGAGCCTGAATGAGATTAACATGTGTAGGTAGAGTCAAAACAGTAAGCAGGAGCACCAGCTCCTTCACATTTTGTGTAAACTATCTAGACAATTAACCATCAGTGAAAGCCAGAAGATGGATATAAAGTTGAAGAAAATATACAGAcaaatacatggaaaaatatCCCCCTAAAAACTGGCAAAACCAAAGAGGCCATGTCTGACTTAAGAGGTCTCTGAGCCACAGGTTGCTGAGTTCCTAAACTGTACAGGGGAAGTGCCACCACATGCCCTTACCTTGCTCCCTTAAAATCATTGGCTTACTGTCTTGATACATGATGTGGGttggagaggcagaaaaggacATTCTCTGGTATCCAGAATAGCCAAACTTTTTTTGGGAGCAGTTCTTTTTGGGAACTGTTTTCTGGGAGCTCTCTGTAGTCTCTTGAATGACAAAGGATTGTTTCTTGACCGCTTATTTTGATCAGGAGCTTTACACAAAGGAGGCCACTCAATGTCATGGCAGTATCACAGTGGCACATTCCCAAAAAGCCAGAAATGGAGCCCGTACCAGAGCTCCTATGCCGCCATTTAGATCACTATATACAATTAATTTCATGTCTCTCCACATTTGCTC harbors:
- the ELOVL4 gene encoding elongation of very long chain fatty acids protein 4 isoform X1, whose product is MGAAAAEPPSAMGLVSSVVNDTLEFYRWTWSIRDKRVDDWPLMQSPFPTLTISTIYLLTVWLGPKWMKTREPFQLRFLLVVYNFGMVLLNFFIFKELFLSSRARGYSYVCQTVDYSDNVYEVRIAAALWWYYVSKGIEYLDTVFFILRKKFNQISFLHVYHHFTMFTLWWIGIKWVAGGQAFFGAQMNAFIHVIMYMYYGLAACGPKFQKYLWWKRYLTILQLVQFHVTIGHTALSIYIDCPFPKWMHWGVIFYAVTFIFLFGNFYYRTYKLPKEPVKNGKIANGAVANGVSKPENNAVVENGKKQKKGKAKGE
- the ELOVL4 gene encoding elongation of very long chain fatty acids protein 4 isoform X2, whose protein sequence is MQSPFPTLTISTIYLLTVWLGPKWMKTREPFQLRFLLVVYNFGMVLLNFFIFKELFLSSRARGYSYVCQTVDYSDNVYEVRIAAALWWYYVSKGIEYLDTVFFILRKKFNQISFLHVYHHFTMFTLWWIGIKWVAGGQAFFGAQMNAFIHVIMYMYYGLAACGPKFQKYLWWKRYLTILQLVQFHVTIGHTALSIYIDCPFPKWMHWGVIFYAVTFIFLFGNFYYRTYKLPKEPVKNGKIANGAVANGVSKPENNAVVENGKKQKKGKAKGE